In one window of Micromonospora cathayae DNA:
- a CDS encoding ANTAR domain-containing response regulator — protein sequence MAETQTDAERRRVLIAEDEALIRLDLAEMLVEEGYEVVGEAGDGETAVRLAEELKPDLVILDIKMPIMDGLAAAERIAGARIAPVIILTAFSQRDLVERARAAGAMAYLVKPFQKSDLVPAVEIALSRYSEVAALEAEVASLTDRLEIRKTVERAKGALMTTYGMTEPQAFKWIQRTAMDHRMTMKEVAERILAETAGGEVEQPAS from the coding sequence GTGGCCGAGACGCAGACGGATGCCGAGCGCAGGCGCGTACTGATCGCGGAGGACGAGGCGCTGATCCGGCTCGATCTGGCCGAGATGCTCGTCGAGGAGGGCTACGAGGTGGTCGGCGAGGCCGGTGACGGTGAGACCGCCGTTCGGCTGGCCGAGGAGCTCAAGCCCGACCTGGTCATCCTCGACATCAAGATGCCGATCATGGACGGGTTGGCCGCCGCCGAGCGGATCGCCGGCGCGCGGATCGCCCCGGTGATCATCCTGACCGCGTTCAGCCAGCGGGACCTGGTGGAGCGGGCGCGGGCGGCCGGCGCGATGGCGTACCTGGTGAAGCCCTTCCAGAAGAGCGACCTGGTCCCGGCGGTGGAGATCGCCCTCTCCCGGTACTCCGAGGTCGCCGCGCTGGAGGCGGAGGTCGCCAGCCTCACCGACCGGCTGGAGATCCGCAAGACGGTGGAGCGGGCCAAGGGCGCGCTGATGACCACCTACGGGATGACCGAGCCGCAGGCGTTCAAGTGGATCCAGCGGACCGCGATGGACCACCGGATGACCATGAAGGAGGTCGCCGAGCGGATCCTGGCCGAGACCGCCGGCGGCGAGGTGGAGCAGCCCGCCTCCTGA
- a CDS encoding terminase gpP N-terminus-related DNA-binding protein: MHPPEVRARARTLYLSGATVAEAARAVGLPYGTVRHWCVDRPVPRQQSTALRCFRCRPGLEQPSAPAAYAYLLGLYLGDGHLVTNTRIPVLRIYCANAWPGLIDACETAMLDVLAANVQRVRDVGCVKVQSYGMHWPCLLPQHGPGKKHNRPIILADWQRRIVGAHPGDFVRGLIHSDGCRVANRVTTRGKAYVYPRYMFTNESADIMGLCQWALDLLDIPWRMNRRNSLSVARREAVAALDRHVGPKS, from the coding sequence GTGCACCCACCCGAGGTTCGGGCCCGCGCCCGCACGCTCTACCTGTCCGGCGCGACGGTGGCGGAAGCAGCGCGCGCGGTCGGCCTCCCCTACGGCACCGTCCGGCACTGGTGCGTGGACAGACCGGTCCCCAGGCAGCAGAGCACCGCATTGCGGTGCTTCCGCTGTCGGCCGGGCCTCGAGCAACCGTCAGCTCCGGCTGCCTACGCCTACCTCCTCGGCCTGTACCTCGGCGACGGCCACCTCGTCACCAACACGCGCATACCCGTACTGCGCATCTACTGCGCGAACGCGTGGCCCGGTCTGATCGACGCCTGCGAGACGGCGATGCTGGACGTCCTGGCCGCCAACGTCCAGCGGGTCCGTGACGTGGGTTGCGTCAAGGTACAGAGCTATGGCATGCACTGGCCGTGCCTGTTGCCGCAGCACGGGCCCGGCAAGAAGCACAATCGGCCGATCATCCTCGCCGACTGGCAGCGCAGGATCGTCGGTGCGCACCCCGGGGACTTCGTCCGCGGTCTCATCCACTCCGACGGATGCCGGGTCGCCAATCGGGTGACCACCAGGGGCAAGGCGTACGTCTATCCGCGGTACATGTTCACCAACGAGTCGGCCGACATCATGGGCCTGTGCCAGTGGGCGCTCGACCTGCTCGACATCCCCTGGCGGATGAACCGCCGTAACTCGTTGTCCGTCGCGCGCCGGGAGGCGGTCGCCGCCCTCGACCGGCACGTCGGCCCGAAGTCCTGA
- a CDS encoding trans-sulfuration enzyme family protein: MFDASAMTALDTRAVHAGRDDLAGLGVHVPPIDLSTTNPLPSVGDGGDAYETLATGNPLPAGGNAVYQRLWNPTVARFETALAHLEETTDAVAFASGMAALTACLLAATRDGNRHVVAVRPLYGGTDHVLATGLLGTTVTWAHPHQVATAVRPDTALVVVETPANPTLDLVDLDALAAACGDVPLLVDNTVATPVLQQPARHGATLVLHSATKSIGGHGDVLAGVVACDAGWATRLRQVRALTGAILHPLGAYLLHRGLQTLPLRVRAQQAGAEKLAAWLTGHPAVARVHHPSLDDPAGLVGRQLRGTGSLLAFEVRGGAPAAATVAAACQLITHAVSLGGVDTLIQHPASLTHRPVAGEAKPAPGLLRVSVGLEDPDDLRADLAQALDTI; this comes from the coding sequence ATGTTCGACGCTTCCGCCATGACCGCCCTCGACACCCGGGCCGTGCACGCCGGCCGCGACGACCTCGCCGGCCTGGGCGTCCACGTGCCACCCATCGACCTGTCCACCACCAACCCGCTGCCCTCGGTCGGCGACGGCGGCGACGCGTACGAGACCCTCGCCACCGGCAACCCCCTCCCGGCCGGCGGCAACGCCGTCTACCAGCGGCTCTGGAACCCCACCGTGGCCCGCTTCGAGACCGCCCTCGCCCACCTCGAAGAAACCACCGACGCGGTCGCCTTCGCCAGCGGCATGGCCGCCCTCACCGCCTGCCTACTCGCCGCCACCCGCGACGGGAACCGGCACGTCGTCGCCGTCCGCCCCCTCTACGGCGGCACCGACCACGTCCTCGCCACCGGACTGCTCGGCACCACCGTCACCTGGGCCCACCCCCACCAGGTCGCCACCGCCGTCCGCCCCGACACCGCCCTGGTCGTCGTGGAGACCCCCGCCAACCCCACCCTCGACCTGGTCGACCTCGACGCCCTCGCCGCCGCCTGCGGCGACGTGCCGCTGCTCGTCGACAACACCGTCGCCACCCCGGTCCTCCAGCAACCCGCCCGGCACGGCGCCACCCTCGTCCTGCACAGCGCCACCAAGAGCATCGGCGGGCACGGCGACGTCCTCGCCGGCGTCGTCGCCTGCGACGCCGGGTGGGCCACCCGACTGCGCCAGGTCCGCGCCCTCACCGGCGCGATCCTCCACCCGCTCGGCGCGTACCTGCTGCACCGCGGCCTACAGACCCTCCCGCTGCGGGTCCGCGCCCAACAGGCCGGCGCGGAGAAACTCGCCGCCTGGCTCACCGGCCACCCCGCCGTCGCGCGCGTCCACCACCCCAGCCTCGACGACCCCGCCGGGCTCGTCGGCCGGCAACTGCGCGGCACCGGCAGCCTGCTCGCCTTCGAGGTACGCGGCGGAGCGCCCGCCGCCGCCACCGTCGCCGCAGCCTGCCAGCTGATCACCCACGCCGTCTCGCTCGGTGGCGTCGACACCCTCATCCAGCACCCGGCCTCGCTCACCCACCGGCCCGTCGCGGGGGAGGCCAAACCGGCCCCCGGCCTGCTGCGCGTCTCCGTCGGCCTGGAGGACCCCGACGACCTGCGCGCCGACCTCGCCCAAGCGCTCGACACCATCTGA
- a CDS encoding Lrp/AsnC family transcriptional regulator — translation MPVGSNVVRPFAALDDTDRAILAVLAGDGRIPNNALAERVGVAPSTCLSRVRALRECGAIRGFHADVDPAAVGLPLQALVSVRLTAHERAAVDAFRARSARLPGVVSVFHVAGADDYVLHVRAASGDALRDFVLDHLAVDPVVQHTQTSLIFEQVRGTG, via the coding sequence ATGCCAGTCGGATCGAATGTTGTACGGCCGTTCGCCGCCCTGGACGACACCGATCGCGCCATCCTCGCCGTGTTGGCGGGTGACGGGCGGATCCCGAACAACGCGCTCGCCGAACGGGTGGGGGTGGCCCCGTCGACCTGCCTGTCCCGGGTGCGGGCGTTGCGGGAGTGCGGGGCGATCCGGGGTTTCCACGCGGACGTGGATCCGGCGGCGGTGGGTCTGCCGTTGCAGGCGCTGGTGTCGGTGCGGTTGACCGCGCACGAGCGGGCGGCGGTGGACGCGTTCCGGGCCCGGTCGGCGCGGTTGCCGGGGGTGGTGTCGGTGTTCCACGTGGCGGGCGCGGACGACTACGTGCTGCACGTGCGGGCGGCGTCGGGCGACGCGCTGCGGGACTTCGTACTGGACCATCTGGCGGTGGATCCGGTGGTGCAGCACACCCAGACCAGTCTGATCTTCGAGCAGGTGCGGGGTACGGGTTGA
- a CDS encoding LLM class flavin-dependent oxidoreductase produces MALRVIDVPLSVLDLAPVAAGASAGAALRHTTELARRTEELGYHRFWVAEHHNMPAIASSAPAVLIAHLAAHTSTIRLGSGGVMLPNHAPLVVAEQFGTLEALHPGRIDLGIGRAPGTDQVTALALRRTVEGLSAEGFPRELADLMNYFSGDRPGPIVATPGRGERPAIWLLGSSGFSAQLAGTLGLPFSFAHHFSAANTEPALALYRRSFRPSQWLERPYAMVAVNTVCAETDERARWLAGPAGLSFLKLRSGRPEPLVSPEEAAAYPYTAMEREFVASRGDGQAMGSPETVRRQLTELLARTGADELMLTAMVYDVADRVRSFELVAEQVAGGLRRTD; encoded by the coding sequence TTGGCACTGCGTGTGATCGACGTACCGTTGTCTGTTCTTGATCTTGCTCCGGTCGCGGCGGGGGCGTCCGCCGGGGCGGCGCTGCGACACACCACCGAGCTGGCCCGGCGGACGGAGGAACTGGGCTACCACCGGTTCTGGGTGGCCGAACACCACAACATGCCGGCGATCGCCTCGTCGGCGCCGGCGGTGCTGATCGCCCACCTGGCGGCGCACACCTCGACGATCCGGTTGGGGTCCGGCGGGGTGATGCTGCCGAACCACGCGCCGCTGGTGGTGGCCGAGCAGTTCGGCACCCTGGAGGCGTTGCACCCGGGCCGGATCGACCTGGGCATCGGGCGGGCGCCCGGCACCGACCAGGTGACCGCGCTGGCGTTACGCCGGACCGTGGAGGGGCTGTCGGCGGAGGGGTTCCCCCGGGAGCTGGCGGACCTGATGAACTACTTCAGCGGGGACCGGCCGGGGCCCATCGTGGCGACGCCGGGGCGGGGTGAGCGGCCGGCGATCTGGCTGCTCGGGTCGAGCGGGTTCAGCGCGCAACTGGCCGGGACGCTGGGTCTGCCGTTCTCGTTCGCGCACCACTTCAGCGCGGCGAACACCGAGCCGGCGCTGGCGCTGTACCGGCGCAGCTTCCGGCCGTCGCAGTGGTTGGAGCGGCCGTACGCGATGGTGGCGGTGAACACCGTCTGCGCGGAGACCGACGAGCGGGCGCGGTGGCTGGCCGGGCCGGCCGGGCTGTCGTTCCTGAAGCTGCGCTCGGGTCGGCCGGAGCCGCTGGTCAGCCCGGAGGAGGCGGCGGCGTACCCGTACACGGCGATGGAGCGGGAGTTCGTGGCGTCACGCGGGGACGGCCAGGCGATGGGCTCACCGGAGACGGTCCGCCGGCAGTTGACCGAGCTGCTGGCCCGTACCGGCGCGGACGAGCTGATGCTGACCGCGATGGTGTACGACGTGGCGGACCGGGTCCGGTCGTTCGAGCTGGTCGCGGAGCAGGTGGCAGGCGGGCTGCGCCGGACGGACTGA
- a CDS encoding cellulose binding domain-containing protein: MTPHRRTLLLAAVAAATLTAGTLTAVTASAAAAGCRVDYRITNQWGGGFGADVTVTNLGDPVDGWTLAWSFAAGQQVGQAWNATVTQSGAQVTARDVGYNAVVGTGGTANFGFNASWNDTSNPPPASFTLNGTTCTGATTPTTAPPPSTPPPTTTPPPTTPPPTTPPPTTPPAGAKQLENLDRGLVSVRSGTGNHVSWRLLGTETTGVSFNLYRGTTRVNSTPITGATSWLDAGAAAGSAYTVRAVVNGTEQAASAPALQFGNGYLDVPIQPPAGGTTPGGEAYTYAANDASVGDLDGDGDYEIVLKWDPSNAKDNSQSGYTGNVYIDAYTLTGSRLWRVDLGRNIRAGAHYTQFQVYDYDGDGDAEVAMKTADGTRSGTGQVIGSSSADHRNSSGYVLAGPEYLTMFDGRTGVALSTVTYDPPRGTVSSWGDSYGNRVDRFLAGTAYLDGQRPSLIMARGYYTRAVVAAWDFRNGTLTKRWTFDSNASGNGAAAGQGNHSLSIADVDADGRDEIVYGAATVDDNGRLLWSTGYGHGDAGHVGDLDPSRPGLEYFKVSEDGSKPSSWFADARTGQILWSTPSGGDNGRGVSGDIWAGSPGAESWSSAVSGLANTRGQNVGRKPSSTNFLAWWDGDPVRELLDGTRIDKYGTGGDTRLLTGSDVASNNGTKSTPALSADILGDWREEVIWRTSDNSRLRIYSTPTPTTTRIHTLMHDPQYRTAIAWQNTAYNQPPHPGFFLGDGMSTPPTPNIYLR; this comes from the coding sequence ATCACACCACACCGTCGTACCCTTCTGCTCGCCGCCGTTGCGGCGGCCACCCTGACCGCCGGCACCCTGACCGCCGTGACCGCCTCGGCCGCCGCTGCGGGCTGTCGGGTGGACTACCGGATCACCAACCAGTGGGGCGGCGGCTTCGGCGCCGACGTCACCGTCACCAACCTCGGCGACCCGGTCGACGGCTGGACCCTCGCCTGGTCCTTCGCCGCCGGCCAGCAGGTCGGCCAGGCCTGGAACGCCACCGTCACCCAGTCCGGCGCGCAGGTCACCGCCCGCGACGTCGGCTACAACGCGGTGGTCGGCACCGGCGGCACCGCGAACTTCGGCTTCAACGCCTCGTGGAACGACACCAGCAACCCGCCGCCGGCGAGCTTCACGCTCAACGGCACCACCTGCACCGGCGCCACCACCCCCACCACCGCCCCGCCGCCGAGCACCCCACCGCCCACGACCACGCCGCCGCCGACCACCCCACCACCCACGACGCCACCGCCGACCACCCCGCCCGCCGGGGCCAAGCAGCTGGAGAACCTCGACCGGGGGCTGGTCAGCGTCCGCTCCGGCACCGGCAACCACGTCTCCTGGCGGCTGCTCGGCACCGAGACCACCGGGGTGTCGTTCAACCTGTACCGGGGCACCACCCGGGTCAACAGCACCCCGATCACCGGGGCCACCAGCTGGCTCGACGCCGGTGCCGCCGCCGGGTCCGCGTACACCGTGCGGGCCGTGGTGAACGGCACCGAGCAGGCCGCGTCCGCGCCCGCCCTCCAGTTCGGCAACGGGTACCTCGACGTACCGATCCAGCCGCCCGCCGGCGGCACCACCCCCGGCGGCGAGGCGTACACGTACGCCGCGAACGACGCCTCCGTCGGTGACCTCGACGGCGACGGCGACTACGAGATCGTGCTCAAGTGGGACCCGTCCAACGCCAAGGACAACTCACAGTCCGGCTACACCGGCAACGTGTACATCGACGCGTACACCCTCACCGGCAGCCGGCTGTGGCGCGTCGACCTGGGCCGCAACATCCGGGCCGGCGCCCACTACACCCAGTTCCAGGTGTACGACTACGACGGCGACGGGGACGCCGAGGTCGCCATGAAGACCGCCGACGGCACCCGCTCCGGCACCGGCCAGGTGATCGGCTCGTCGTCCGCCGACCACCGCAACTCCAGCGGCTACGTCCTCGCCGGCCCCGAGTACCTGACCATGTTCGACGGCCGGACCGGTGTCGCCCTCTCCACCGTCACCTACGACCCGCCGCGCGGCACCGTCTCCTCCTGGGGCGACAGCTACGGCAACCGGGTCGACCGGTTCCTCGCCGGCACCGCCTACCTCGACGGCCAGCGCCCATCACTGATCATGGCCCGGGGCTACTACACCCGCGCCGTCGTCGCCGCCTGGGACTTCCGCAACGGCACCCTCACCAAGCGGTGGACGTTCGACTCCAACGCCTCCGGCAACGGAGCCGCCGCCGGGCAGGGCAACCACAGCCTCTCCATCGCCGACGTGGACGCCGACGGCCGGGACGAGATCGTCTACGGCGCGGCCACCGTCGACGACAACGGCCGGCTGCTCTGGTCCACCGGGTACGGCCACGGCGACGCCGGGCACGTCGGCGACCTCGACCCGTCCCGCCCCGGCCTGGAGTACTTCAAGGTCAGCGAGGACGGCAGCAAGCCCAGCTCCTGGTTCGCCGACGCCCGCACCGGCCAGATCCTCTGGTCCACCCCGTCCGGCGGCGACAACGGCCGGGGCGTCTCCGGCGACATCTGGGCCGGCAGCCCCGGCGCGGAATCCTGGTCGTCGGCGGTGTCCGGGCTCGCCAACACCCGCGGCCAGAACGTCGGCCGCAAGCCGTCCTCGACGAACTTCCTCGCCTGGTGGGACGGCGACCCGGTCCGGGAACTCCTCGACGGCACCCGGATCGACAAGTACGGCACCGGCGGCGACACCCGGCTGCTCACCGGCAGCGACGTCGCCTCGAACAACGGCACCAAGTCCACCCCGGCGCTCTCCGCCGACATCCTCGGCGACTGGCGGGAAGAGGTGATCTGGCGGACCAGCGACAACAGCCGGCTGCGCATCTACAGCACACCCACCCCGACCACCACCCGCATCCACACCCTGATGCACGACCCGCAGTACCGCACCGCCATCGCCTGGCAGAACACCGCCTACAACCAGCCGCCGCACCCGGGCTTCTTCCTCGGCGACGGCATGTCCACCCCACCCACCCCGAACATCTACCTGCGCTGA
- a CDS encoding pyridoxal-dependent decarboxylase: protein MDAEEFRRAGHAVVDWIADYWATLGQRPVTSSDPPGTITAALPAGPPVHGEPVDAVLADLDRVITPGLTHWQHPGFFGYFPANTSGPSVLGDLVSSGLGVQGMLWATGPACTELETVMLDWLAGLLGLPERFHSAGRGGGVIQDSASSATLVATLVALHRASGGRWRDVGVDRRYRAYTSTQGHSSIEKAARIAGLGDDGVRPIEVDPDTLAMRPEALRAAIRADLAAGEVPTIVVATVGTTSTTAVDPLPAIGAICAEYGIWLHVDAAYAGAAAVCPELRWAHDGLEYADSYCFDPHKWLLTGFDCDAFWVADSAELVGALTVMPEFLRNAATESGAVVDYRDWQVPLGRRFRALKLWFVLRWYGVEGLRAHIRSGVALAARFAGHVLADDRFELAAPHPFSLVCFRLRPGDENDVRSGDEINAALLARVNGTGRVHLTHTRVAGRYTLRLAVGSPQTTGRHVDEAWDLLSATADALLTEPPPTTGRPPTTERPPTG from the coding sequence ATGGACGCCGAGGAGTTCCGCCGCGCCGGACACGCGGTGGTGGACTGGATCGCCGACTACTGGGCGACCCTGGGGCAACGCCCGGTGACCTCGTCGGATCCGCCGGGCACGATCACCGCCGCACTGCCGGCCGGGCCGCCCGTGCACGGCGAGCCGGTCGACGCGGTACTGGCCGACCTCGACCGGGTGATCACCCCGGGGCTGACCCACTGGCAGCATCCCGGCTTCTTCGGCTACTTCCCGGCGAACACCAGCGGCCCGAGCGTGCTCGGTGACCTGGTCAGTTCCGGCCTCGGCGTCCAGGGCATGCTCTGGGCGACCGGCCCGGCCTGCACCGAGCTGGAGACGGTGATGCTCGACTGGCTGGCCGGGCTGCTCGGCCTGCCGGAGCGGTTCCACTCGGCCGGCCGGGGCGGTGGGGTCATCCAGGACTCGGCGTCGTCGGCGACCCTGGTGGCCACCCTGGTGGCGCTGCACCGGGCCAGCGGCGGCCGGTGGCGCGACGTCGGGGTCGACCGCCGGTACCGCGCCTACACCTCCACCCAGGGGCACTCCTCGATCGAGAAGGCGGCCCGGATCGCCGGGCTCGGTGACGACGGGGTCCGCCCGATCGAGGTGGACCCGGACACCCTGGCCATGCGCCCGGAGGCGCTACGGGCCGCGATCCGGGCCGACCTGGCCGCCGGCGAGGTACCGACCATCGTGGTGGCGACGGTCGGCACCACCTCCACCACCGCCGTCGACCCGCTGCCCGCGATCGGCGCGATCTGCGCCGAGTACGGGATCTGGCTGCACGTGGACGCCGCGTACGCGGGGGCGGCGGCGGTCTGCCCGGAACTGCGGTGGGCGCACGACGGACTGGAGTACGCCGACTCGTACTGCTTCGACCCGCACAAGTGGCTGCTGACCGGCTTCGACTGCGACGCGTTCTGGGTCGCCGACTCCGCCGAACTGGTCGGGGCGCTGACCGTGATGCCGGAGTTCCTGCGTAACGCCGCCACCGAGTCGGGTGCGGTGGTCGACTACCGGGACTGGCAGGTGCCGTTGGGTCGCCGGTTCCGGGCGCTGAAGCTCTGGTTCGTGCTGCGCTGGTACGGCGTCGAGGGGCTGCGGGCGCACATCCGTTCCGGGGTGGCGCTGGCCGCCCGGTTCGCCGGGCACGTCCTGGCCGACGACCGGTTCGAGTTGGCCGCCCCGCACCCGTTCTCGCTGGTCTGCTTCCGGTTACGGCCCGGGGACGAGAACGACGTACGGTCCGGGGACGAGATCAACGCCGCGTTGCTGGCCCGGGTCAACGGCACCGGTCGGGTACACCTGACCCACACCCGGGTCGCGGGCCGGTACACGCTGCGGCTGGCGGTCGGCTCCCCGCAGACCACCGGGCGGCACGTGGACGAGGCCTGGGACCTGCTCAGCGCCACGGCGGACGCGCTGCTCACCGAACCCCCACCGACCACCGGCCGTCCACCCACCACCGAGCGTCCACCGACCGGCTGA